The segment TAAAGAGCCTCAGCTCGTCCCTTGCCTTTGCGCCGAATACGGAAAACGGCACTGCCATCTCGACAACGCTTTGCGACTTGATTGTCTCTAACTGCACGGCATCTCCCCATGTATTGGAGCCGACGTCTTTTTGATATATGTTCGCCGAAGAGCTTGCTCCCTCGACATTCACCTCAATTTTAACCTCGCGCGGGCTAAGCGCCGTTATCTCAAAGCTCCAGGGCTTCTCGTACACGCCGTCGCTGTCAGTGAGTTCTTTTTTGTAATCGAACCTGAGAAACAATCTATCGATGCTAAAGCCGTAGAGTATTTTACCCAGCAGCCCGCCCTTTAGTTCCGAGACCTGGTGCATTGCGCCGCCTGTCTTTTGCGCCTCTATAGCTGCGGCAGAGAGCCATTCGAAATAATTTGTGACCTTGCCGTCTATCACAGGTTCCATAAAGGCGTGCGGCAATGCAGAGGGCACGAACCCGCGTTCTTCGGAGATGATGGGTATGTCGAGTGATGAAGGAGGCTCTTCGCCAAGGAGCGCGTAGACCTTTTTAAGATAAGACCGGAAAAGAAGGTCGAACTGTTTGTCGTTCATGGATGCGTGCTCGTCGCCGTACCACCAGAACCAGTCGCTGCCTTCCGCCGCGTAGAGCGCGTTCCACGCGCCTTGGATGTCCTCGTTCTCAGAGCTCGACCGTAAGGCGTGTTTCTTTATCATGTCTCTTGCGCCGCTTATCGCGTCCCACGCCGAGTTATCCTCCTGATGCCCTATCCAGATCTTGAAGTTCCCGTTTATCCACGACCCGCTCGCTATGCGCTCAAGGGGCTCAGCTGAGCCGTAAGAATTAAGGAACTCGGAAACAGTTACCGTGCGAGCGAAATCGGAGTCGGAAAGACGCGAGTAAAGTTCGCGGAAAAAATCGTTACCGTCGTTAGGATAGGACTCCCATGCGTTCTCGCCGTCGAGTATTACCGATACAAGAGAGCGTGCCGGGTCTTTTGTGACAGCGTGTATCTTTTTAATCCGCTCCATGAAATCAGCGGCAGCGTCCTTTGCCCCGAACTTCGAGTAATCGAAGCCGATTCTGTCGGAGATGACGCGGTCGCGAAATATCATGTTCATGCTGGAAGCGCCCTGCCCGACCCTGTAGGGCTTGTATATCATGTCGGTTGTCGGATGTCCGTACTTATCTCTCTCGGCCCTCTGCCTAAGAGAGGCCTCGAGTATCGCCTCGTCGGTAGCTATCCAATTTATCCCTTCCTCTGCCATTATCTTGACGGCCTCCATACTGACCGAGCCTTCGCTTGGCCACATGCCTTTTGGAGCAAAGCCGAATGTGTCCTTGAAAGACTTGATTGCCCTTCTCACGTGCTCTCTTGCGTCCTCTGGCGTCAGCACGCGTGTTTTAGGGAGCGAAACTCCCGGCATTGCTTCCCTTGCGCTGTCGCTATCGCATAGAAGCGGCAGTATCGGATGAAAGTACGGCGAGACGGTAAGCTCGATTTGCCCCTTCTCGGCCATTTCCTTATACTTGGGGATGATGGCTCGCATGATAGCCGTCTGCTTTATAAGGAGCTTTGCCTTGTCGTCTTCGCTAAAGTTCCTGCCCTTTTCAGTCAGGGCTTTTAAGAATTCGTCCTTTTCGCGAAGCATTGGGTCTATCCATGAGAGGAAAAATAGCACTTGCAGATCGCGGTACTCTTCAGTTGAGAAAAACCTTATTGCTGCCTCGGTATCTTCCCTTAGCCACGAGAACCCTCTCTTCACAAGAAGAGACCAGTACCGGCTAAACGGCCTTATGACAGTTTCCCAGTTGGCCTGGAAAAAACTTTCCAGTAAAAAGAACTTGTCGTCGGCGGTAAGCTCTTCCGAGCTCTTCGCAACGACTGCCCGGTATTTGTCGTTTACCGTATCGGACTCGTAATCCCTTATCTGTTCGATGAGAGACGGAACAAGGTTGAAGGTCTGCTTTATGCTTGGGAAGCCCTCGAGCATGGAGGGCATGTCGAGGTAGTCTTTGGTGCCGTGGAGAAGCACCCATGGAAGTATGTACTCGCCGCTAAAAGGGTCTTTGTATATCGGCTGGTGCATATGCCATACAAAGGCTATGTTGAGCCGTTTATCCATGGCGTCATACGGGGGCCTTGAAGACGTAGAGACGCCCTTTTCTGTCGATGAATGCCGCGCCGCCGTTAAACAGCGCCGGCTCCGATAGCATATATGTCCCGAACTTTTTCTCCCACACAACGGTTCCGTCCGTTGCAGAATAGACCGTGATATACGATACGTCCTTTTCGAGCCTCTTTATGCCAAGCGGCCTGTGCTTGGCGTTTCTGAAGACAAATATATGATTGCCGGACATTGCGAGGAAACTTACGGTCGAATCCTTTGGCATATCGGATATCCAGAGCACCTCTCCGGTAGAGGCCGTCATGGCCGTCATTCGCTCGTTGGTTGCCGCGTAGAACACGCCGTCCTTGATGGCAAAGTCCGAGACCCCGGTTATATCATAGCGTATTTTTTTCTCCCCGCTAATAGCGTCGTATGCAGTGACGTACCCGCCGTAGTCTATGGCATAGACCATGGAGCCGCCAAGCAGCGGGGCGTGTCTTGCGCCCCTGTCAGCCAGGTAATTGCCTGTAGAACGCGCTTGCCAGAGTTCTCGCCCTGTCGAAGCGTCAAGCGCTGCCAGGTATCCATCAGAGAACATTACATAGAGACGTCCGTCTGCGTACGCAGGCGAGTTGACGAGGCGCGGCAGCACTGTTTCGCCAGACGGGCTCGAAGCCCCCCAGAGCTTCTTGCCTGTTGCGGCGTCAAGGGCGTAGAGACGGTTATCTTCGGAAAGCATGAAAACGCGACCCTCGGCAATGACCGGGGCCGCAAGTATCTCGGCCTTGGCGTCCATTTTCCAAAGCTCTGCCCCGCTTTTACGGTCAAGGCAGTGAAATACCGTATTGACCGTTCCAAAACATACCTTATCGCCATCGACCGTAGGCGCTCCGTTTACCGGGCTCTTCGGCTTGAACTTCCACACGGTCTTGCCGCTTGTCAGATCAAAGGCGAAAAACCGGTTACCGGGTGAACCGGCGTAGAGGATGTTATCGTAGACAATCGGGCTCGATGACGTATCGGGAACGCTTAGCTTGAAAAAGCGCTGGTAAAACGTCCTGACCGAGCGTTTCCAGGTCTTTTTTAGCGGCACGTCGATGGGGCCGGGATGCATGGAATCCCTCTTATAATCGCTGTGGTGAGTGCCCCATGCCGTTTCTATAGGTGCTGCGCTTTCCGTGTCAGCCTTAGGCGCTACAGCGCCGGCGCAGCCGGATACGAAGAAAATAAAACATAAGACCAGTACTAAATTAAATCGTCTATCCAAGTATTTTCTCAAGCAAAGTTTCGGCATTTTTTCTGGCTATTTTAAACTCCTCTTCCGTCATATTGGCGCCAATGGCAACGCGTCTGGCAGTATCGACCGTTATAAGGTCGCCCGGCGAATGCGTATCGGTATTTACGATAAGACCGACACCGTGCTTTCTTGCGGCTGCCGCCACGTGGCCGTTTGTGAGGCTGTGGCCTTTTCTGGAGGTTATCTCGAAATATACGCCTGCCTTTGCCGCAAGCACAGCGTCTTCGGCGCTAACGAGCCCCGGATGCGCGAGTATGTCCACCCCTGCCCTTATGGCAGCACTGTTGGTTCCGGCCTCCACAGGCTCTACAATTGTCTCTCCGTGGCAAACGACTATTTTTGCGCCAAGCTTACGTGCCCTGGCTGCAAGCGGCCCTATGGCCTCCGGGGCAACGTGCGTTATCTCAACGCCAGGGACGACCTTTACCCTGCCGCCTTTGTATGATGCCGTGAAGCGAAGCGTCTGCTCTATTACTTCTTCCATATTGGATTCATCCACATGGTCGGTGATTGCAAGCGCCCTGTACCCTGCGGCAGCGGCCCTGGCCGCGAGCTCGGAGGCAATGAGCTCGCCGTCCGAGTTAAAGGTGTGCGTGTGAAAATCTATCATGCGCCTCCGCTTGAGGCGAAGTCGGTTGCCGAGATATGGCTCATGAAGGCCTTGAGCACCTTTATGATGCTCTCCTTCTGGTCCGTGCCGCCCTTTAACACGTTTAACTCGTCCGAGGGCTTCATGGCCGCAAGACGCTTGAAGTTCGCAGTCTGTTCGGCCGATATATCGCTGTTTGCGACAGCGACGTTTAATACCGGCACCCGCCTGTTCGTTACGATGCGTTCCTTGAACTTGTTCATGTCACCGAATGTGGCGGTATTCTCGTCCATGAGTATTATCGCGCCGATAAGGTTCGGATAGAACGTTATCATCAGCGGCACCATCGCGAGGTTGCACGGCACGGAGTAAAAGGCGATATCCAAGTCTCCGTAGACCCTTATGGCCCCTATCTCGCCGAGTATGAAGTCCTCTATCTTCGAGCCGCCTTTAAGGTCCAACGGGCTTCTAAAGTCCGGAAGTTTCGAACACGCGGCCACGAAGTCCTTTGCAAGTGCCGGGGACGGAGATGCCACGAACACGCGGCCAAAGTTCACGTTCAGGTTCTCGCCCCACTTGCCTATGACCTGTTCCTTTATCCTCACGGCCTGTGCAGGAGTCACAATGCTAAGCTTGTCGGTATC is part of the Deltaproteobacteria bacterium genome and harbors:
- a CDS encoding alpha-amylase/alpha-mannosidase, translated to MDKRLNIAFVWHMHQPIYKDPFSGEYILPWVLLHGTKDYLDMPSMLEGFPSIKQTFNLVPSLIEQIRDYESDTVNDKYRAVVAKSSEELTADDKFFLLESFFQANWETVIRPFSRYWSLLVKRGFSWLREDTEAAIRFFSTEEYRDLQVLFFLSWIDPMLREKDEFLKALTEKGRNFSEDDKAKLLIKQTAIMRAIIPKYKEMAEKGQIELTVSPYFHPILPLLCDSDSAREAMPGVSLPKTRVLTPEDAREHVRRAIKSFKDTFGFAPKGMWPSEGSVSMEAVKIMAEEGINWIATDEAILEASLRQRAERDKYGHPTTDMIYKPYRVGQGASSMNMIFRDRVISDRIGFDYSKFGAKDAAADFMERIKKIHAVTKDPARSLVSVILDGENAWESYPNDGNDFFRELYSRLSDSDFARTVTVSEFLNSYGSAEPLERIASGSWINGNFKIWIGHQEDNSAWDAISGARDMIKKHALRSSSENEDIQGAWNALYAAEGSDWFWWYGDEHASMNDKQFDLLFRSYLKKVYALLGEEPPSSLDIPIISEERGFVPSALPHAFMEPVIDGKVTNYFEWLSAAAIEAQKTGGAMHQVSELKGGLLGKILYGFSIDRLFLRFDYKKELTDSDGVYEKPWSFEITALSPREVKIEVNVEGASSSANIYQKDVGSNTWGDAVQLETIKSQSVVEMAVPFSVFGAKARDELRLFIEVSYESGKKSERWPARGYLSIEAPDTDYEQTHWIV
- a CDS encoding PQQ-binding-like beta-propeller repeat protein, whose protein sequence is MHPGPIDVPLKKTWKRSVRTFYQRFFKLSVPDTSSSPIVYDNILYAGSPGNRFFAFDLTSGKTVWKFKPKSPVNGAPTVDGDKVCFGTVNTVFHCLDRKSGAELWKMDAKAEILAAPVIAEGRVFMLSEDNRLYALDAATGKKLWGASSPSGETVLPRLVNSPAYADGRLYVMFSDGYLAALDASTGRELWQARSTGNYLADRGARHAPLLGGSMVYAIDYGGYVTAYDAISGEKKIRYDITGVSDFAIKDGVFYAATNERMTAMTASTGEVLWISDMPKDSTVSFLAMSGNHIFVFRNAKHRPLGIKRLEKDVSYITVYSATDGTVVWEKKFGTYMLSEPALFNGGAAFIDRKGRLYVFKAPV
- a CDS encoding histidinol phosphate phosphatase domain-containing protein translates to MIDFHTHTFNSDGELIASELAARAAAAGYRALAITDHVDESNMEEVIEQTLRFTASYKGGRVKVVPGVEITHVAPEAIGPLAARARKLGAKIVVCHGETIVEPVEAGTNSAAIRAGVDILAHPGLVSAEDAVLAAKAGVYFEITSRKGHSLTNGHVAAAARKHGVGLIVNTDTHSPGDLITVDTARRVAIGANMTEEEFKIARKNAETLLEKILG